A window of Plasmodium malariae genome assembly, chromosome: 12 genomic DNA:
tcaGCTTTCTTGGATTTCTACAAGTTACGTTATTTTTTGAAAGCGTACCCCCCTCTACTGTTATATCATCCATTTCTGATAAGGGGGGAATGTCGTTAAGCTTCACTAAGAATGACAATATCTACAAGGAGGTACCTAATGAAAGGGGggatgtatatattttaggtTTGAGCAGTATAGGAGGGAGCAACCTAAGTGGAAGTAACGTAGGAGTGAGCAATGTAGAGGTGAGCAATGCAGAGGTGAGCAATGCAGAGGTGAGCAATGTAAGTGTTTACAATGCAAGTAGTAACAACGCATGCATTCATAACGCAAGTATAAGCAATGCGCGTGTAAGCAATTTAAGTGTGTGCAACACCACAGATGGGAAAAAGTCAGCATTGAGTGTGACCCACTTGACGAAAGAACTGATGAGGTTCTTAAGCGATCTAAGTGTTGAAGTaggaaatatattacataagaaagattttataaaaatactgataatattttgttattcagAATGTATAATAAGTAGTTTCTCAGCTGATATGTCAATtgtattaaaagaaaaattaataaataaatcctattttgctatatccgggtctttatttatatttaacacAATCCTAGGAAGTgctatattatgttttaatgCTAATAAcaaatactttaaaaaattaattgtactttgtatatgtatgattATGGTAGTGTgtgtattattaaattttactaataatgaaatctttataattattacattaaGTTTAATAGGGTTTTGGTCAGGTCCTATTCAACCATTAACTGTTGAAATGGCATCTATAACAGTACATCCTATAAGTTCGAATTTATGTACATCAGTACTGCAAGTAATATCACTTAGTGTTAGTGCTGTTTTTATATCATTGATATCATATATAACACCTTATGTACacatttcaatttttttattcaatgTATCCTTTTTTGTGTTAATTATAAGTCTACTTATAAAAacaacacaaaaaaaaagattgtCCCATAACAACCTAACCGTCTCTGTTAGAAGCGGATTAATAAATAGACATACCTTTGACACACAGAAATATACAGATTTCTTTTATAAGGATGATAAAACGGTGCAGTTGTTAAAAAACTATAAGGACTTGTATGCTACCTCAAATCACAAGATTGGGTTAGATGAAAATTACTactttcaaaattatttctcATTATGGAGGAGTAATCCATCGCAACTTCCATATTATGTAGACTGCTCACAGTATCTTCAACATGCTCAATGGGATATCACTCCTTTTTCGCCTGTCACTCCTGTAACACCTACCACTCCTATCGTTCCTATTACCCCTATTAGTCCTATTGCTCGAATCTCTGCATGTTTACCTAGAAGCACCTCCAAATGTGCAAAGAAGTCAAGGAAattttatcttaatataaaagaacaaGCGAATTGCGCCACTGAGGATTTGTACAGATTTCATCTGAGTGATAAACtggatattaaaaatttaaaaaaagagcttttattttataatcaAAAAATGGAAGGTTCCAATGAAGAatctaaattttattctaGATTTTATAGAGATGACTATGGTCAGCCATTCCATTTTGGTAAAGATAGGAATACTACTTTTAAGTACAACTCATACTAGTTCGCACTTAAACAAGATTTGTTAATTTGCATAAAGGGAACCTCATCATTTTACTCTTACCGTAATACGTTTTGAATATTTCTACCATTATTCTTATGGACTAATAGCTTATTTGCTTTAGCCACTTTTGCTTATGTGCGTGTTTCTTTCTGAACTTCAAGCGTCTAGGTTTTCCTGCGCGTTTGTATTCGTATCcgaattatcttttttttttttttttttttttttttttttaactaagCGTAAATGATGCTACTCCATTTTgcctattttgttttatttcctCCTTCCAGCAGGTAGTTATAGTACGTGCAAAATGTGCACCTTCAGCTATTTCATCATATCTGTGGTATTCAGCTTATTCTTACAATGCTTCATATACTACATACTCTGCTTATACtgctcattttttaaaaaaacgaaatatgTTTGAAATGCAGGCGAATGGTTATGAAACACCATTGCGCTAAAGCAGTTAATCAGCTTCGTCTGTTTTAATTTCAAGTGAAATTTCTCAAAATTATGCAAAATTAcataacattttaatttatttattcattatttatatattttttttttttttttatcgagctaaaaaaattttaaaagtggATGGGAAGAATTCATAAATGCATTTTTGTGTTCATTaactttcattttatttttttcgaaaattatttttatataacttttaaCTCTTGCCCCTTAAGGCCTAAAAAAAATCGCTGCAGCTCATATTTCCTACTCATAgcaacatgtatatataattttttgaaagggggaaaaacagtaaaaaaaaaaaaaaaatatatatatatatatatatatataaatactaattacatacatatatgcccGTGCACAGTTATAACCAAACCCTTACATACTCGTCCTTCATTTCTTATTACCCTTTTTTGTTTGACATAATCATCTAAAATTTTTGTCgatcataatttttactaagtatggaggaagaaaaaatatattaaaataaaaaagcaacgtaaaaaaagggggatctaattattataaaaatcgcgattttattttattccattctgttttattctttttttatgatatccTATGTATGAGGAAATTCATTCTAAAGTGCAGtgttttcctattttttgtTTGATTAAAACTTGGTAAATTTTTAGCATGCACATTTTTTAGTTCCTCGTCATTGTAATTTAGCCTGAATGCACCACACGCgtttctatatttaaaaaaaatctatAATTATGTcataaaaataggaaaagcaaagtaatataaaaatggaaaagttTTCTTAACTTTtctaaatatacataaataacaCAAGCTCTGTAAAAAAAACGACGTAATTCTAAAAATGCCTACTCCGTTCTAGGacctcatatatatattattcatatttatatttacatttatatttacatttacatttacatttacatttatatttatatttacatttacattcacatttacatttacatttacatttacatttacatttacaattatatttacatttacatttatatttatatttatattcatgttaatgtttatatttattttttttttttttttttaaattatttgtgTCTTTAGACAAGAAATTctaagtaaaattaaaaaaaatatatttttttttacaaaaaaacgTACACTAAGCGTTTCCAAAATACATGaaattaagaatatttaattaaatcttttcattttttcctttggcTTCCTTCTTAAGTTACGTCTTACATATGTGAATAAAAAACACATCCTCTAAaacgatttttttttttttttttttctgtgaTATTCTACGAATGCTGTTTCTAAAACTACTCTAttttagaagaaaaaaaaaatttaagttatatttttaacacaAATACTGAAAAGAAACCATTGCCTTTtgctctttttcttttcttttttttaaatatatgaatattacacaatttaaaaaaaaagtaaaagagaaagaaaacACGCTtacctttttaaatataagtgTAATTATGAGtagaattaatttaataaccACAAAGGAGGTATCTGAAATTGTCAGCTGGTATACTCACGTCTGTGCCGGGACTATGCAAGGGTATAGAGCAACGGAGGAAGAtgtaatatgaaaaatttcaattctacttttattagttttttttctctGTCCCTCTGTgtgcttatatatttacatatttgtatgttAACCTATTTTCCCTTCTTTCATGGGCCTCTTCCACCCATATGACtcacgaaaaaaaaaaaaaaaaaaaaaaaaatatgcacttTTTTTCAGAATGAGCTCtagttttaaatattatcttGATAAATGATACGATCAAATGAATGTCTTTACTTAATTCAAACTTTTTGTGTTTTAACTTCCATTTTgcataatttgaaaaaaaaagaaaaataagaaaaaagaccTAATTTTGGCTTGTcggaaaatattatgaatgaAACAGaacatgaacatatatatatatatatatatatatatatatatataatatagaagcgtaattttttttttttttccctagGCAACGGTTATATTAGCGActctaaaaaattttccgTCATGCAGGTAGAACAATACTCATTTgtgtaattttaaataaaaaatatattttttatttttctgaaaATGATACAAGtacattaaatttttagtacagtatttctttttttttcaagattATTTCACTTTACGGTTACAAATGCTACACCTGCTTCATCATTTCGTTTCgctgctttattttattttattttattttattttttttttacacaatCAAGGATGTGCACTATATTTGATGGGTAAATTTAGGGAAATACAGTAACCACtggaaaaaaacaaaaaaaatataatgaaatacaaatacatgcatatgcactaaatgtatatatatatatgcatatatgtgtattatttCTCAATATGCTACATTTGTTGAAGAACGTACAGTATctatttacatacattttaGCCATATAGGAAAAGAAACAGCTTTATATTGCGCTCGAAATATAGCTGATTTCATAGGTGCCTTTTTAAAACtaaaaagatattaaaacaataacCCGCTTAaattgtacataatatatatatatcatatgaaggcataatttatacttttcataattatataaaaaataatttttttgttataggTAATTGCCAATCCTTAAATGTTCACAACATAACAAACGCGTGTATACAGCTGGACAATGAAATTTtgagtaaaatttttattttacaaaaaacataggaaaaagataatatacacatgtttaggattcaattttatttcgttatgcgttataaaaacaatatactTGTTCTTATAGCACTTCattacattattttcatGCGCATGTGTGTTTATGTGTatttatgtgtgtatatgcatatgaatACCTATATCTATATTCATGCTTGTATTTTCCCATATAGCAGAATtgtgttattattaaatccgttgtaaattatgaatatacgCAAATCTGTgcatttttctaattttaaataatttttattcatcattttttagGTAGTAATTTTGCTAATAGTGGATCTACAGGTAAAAGACATAaggactttttttttaatttttaaaataaagctTGAACAATATTTGAATAAAGATCAAAGAAcctacaaaaaataaaataaattaaataaattcaaaattaaataaaataaaatcgaGTAAAACGAATAAAATCGAGTAAAACGAATAAAATCGAGTAAAACGAATAAAATCGAGTAAAACGAATAAAATCGAGTAAAATCGAATAAAATCGAATAAAATCGAATAAAATCCAATTAAATCGAATAAAATCGAATAAAATCCAATtaaatcatataaataacggaaatgtaaaaaataagcaaaaataattatctgTTAATGTTTTACTACTTacaaatttcctttttttttttagcaatAATTGCAATAATTGAGAAAATTATGgacaaaaatgtttttaagcTTTATATATGCAACTTGGGTAACACTGAGAATATTTGAAgtcataaattattttacttcgTTCTGTCAAACAAGTGGCTGTTCGTTGAGTAGTGTAGACAATTTGTAAACATACGTGTGTACGAACATAcgcatttatatttttattatgtatctATTTATGTACgcatttatgtttttattatgtatcaatttatgtttttattatgtatctATTTATGTAcgcatgaatatatatattatgtatgtatgtatatatatataaatgcccACACAATTACATAAGTATGCACGTATGCCCATGTGTATATTTGGCAATGCGAGTTTCATCTCTTTCGTTCCTTGTTACATATACGTTGTTTATAAACCTGTTACTTCTCCacttttgtaaatattatcaATTGTAATTTACAATTTGGTTATGTTATGTAAGGAGATTCTCGGGCAATGCTAATAAAGAACGACGGTTCATTTATTTCGTTAAGTGAAGATCATAAAccttataataaaaaagaaaaggaaagaatTGATAAAATAGGAGGATTTGTTGAAAATGGTAGAATACTTGGATACATTGGTGTGTCAAGATCATTCGGGGACAAAGTAAGCATCAAGGATGATATGCTCTAAgacattataaaaataaagcaaaataataataatatggatgataataattatagtatttattattattgtttattaattcacgtcttttctttttttttttttaatattctcaTCAAAATAGCTAAATATATCTACTTCTCTTAACGGTTGAgtatttattgaaaattcttttttgttcataaaaatttccatttatagaaatataagaGGTCAAGTTCTCCGTATAATCCGCACGAGACGATGATAACATGCATACctgatataaaaattttttatgcaaATTCTGATGATATTTTGCTTTTAGGATGTGATGGAATATTTGAAATGCTTTCATGGAATGATGTGGCAAAATATAGTTTTGAATGCATCAATAGATATACGTTAAGTGATGctgtaattaatattatagatTATGCCTTATTATCAGGGTCTAAGGATAATATAAcaattcaaataataaaattttttaatgatgaGGTAGAGAATTTCCATTTTAGAGAAATGTTGATACCAAGTGTATATATCCATAATGAGAAAGTatcaaaatatgaattttatggacagtttttaaataaatataatataaatgataaaaatatgatcaACAACTTAATGGAAAATTGTACtgaaattaaagaaaaatgttattCTATTGAaccatttttaaaagaaatcagagaaaataaaaatgcccATATCATATTGAATAGACGGAATAACAAgaagataaaatatttaacattGCCTATACTACAAGAAGATCTTGAAACAAATAACGTTTTTAACAAAATGGATCAGGATGATTTTAATAACATGAGAGAGTTTTTTAGAGAATTCGACAGAAAAGTTGAAATAAcgaaatgttaaaaaaaaaaaaaaaaaaggtgaaAACACATAACTCATCAAGAAGGATTTCACAtgtgtatattaatatgtttatacattGCACATATCGGTACTTAAATAAGTATGTGTGTACGTGTttgcatatgtacacacgCAAATATGCAGTGTAAACATTACAGTATGACAAATTGAGTTAGtggaaaaaattgaaagaGTACAACAACTTATTCTTGGGAATTCATAATAAGCCATAAATATGTTCAATGAAATAAGCgatgtattatttaaaaaaaaaaagaaaaaacagcatataataattgttgtatataatatccttaaaaataaatgaatagtTGCGTGTTTAATCATTAACATATAAGTTGGGGCTAATTAAGACATgcgtatgtgtatacatatatatatatatatatatagtatgaACGAACAAATAGTgaacttaaaaatttattaagatACTATGATACCTTAATTTCGGATATGCttaaaattaagtaaatacaaataaaaataaaaatggttctatttataaataaaaacaactATACCTTTGTACTTAACATATCTTCTAGCAAAAGGTTTAAGCTGTAAATAAGAGGGGTCTATCTAATATATACTGCAGGGATTTTCATgagaatgataaaaaaaaaaaaaaaaaaagagagaaaagatataaattagtaataaaaataaataatatattaaaacagaaacaaatatattaataaaacgaCATAGTAAGAAAAATGTGTCTGTTCTTTACTTATTGGTATGTAACCTAGTATATGTAAACACAACAGTAGTGAATATTTCTGTGAAATGCTATACATACAAAATTAGGagatgaataaaaaatgtgtacaGTATAATagttaataaaaagttattttactactagaattattattttattaacgGTAACCTATAACATATAATCAGTTCGATTTAATGTACATTTTGACATCTATTGGCTAGTATTGTTATAAATGAGCATATGTTTTACTACGCAAATATGTGTAATTGTAATAAAGGaaggcttttttttttttttttttttttacaaagactaataagaatattatatgtatgagAATACATACGCTACTGTTGATTGttgaacgaaaaaaaaaagatatatatatatatatatatacatacatacatgtattttcTTTACACCTCTTCTATATCTTAGTAATTTTATagtttacaaaattttattacttatataccagttctttttttttttttttcttaagcATAAAATTGTTGATTAAATGTAATTTGTTCACgcagtatgtatgtatgtatgtatgtatgtatgtatgtatgtatgtatgtatttagcgcaaatgtaaaaatacGTAATTTGAAAAGGTactatatacataaatgtttctcgaaaaaaaattgtgaagTGTTgtaagaaaaatacatactGTTCTTAATTTGTTAACATTGAAAtgtttaaagaaaaaaaacaagttttactataaaatgcttacatattttataatactaTGTTTAGTGTATTTTATCTTTAGACATACATGTGTGTATTCCCAGTTCTGATTTATATGTTTTcccgcttttttttttttttttttttttttttttataaaatgttatCCTTACCAAACAAAGTAGCTAAAAACTAGGAAGTTCTTACGTTTTTTCTGAACAGTTAAGgataattacataaaagatgttatatttaaatggctatatgaaaaaaaaaaaaaaaataaataaatgtaaagtGTGGAATGATGAACTATGTATTACGAATTCTTATTATAGAGTAAGGGCTTTTGTCATAAAAAATCATGACGCATTCatagtttatttaattatcaTCAGCATTGTAGAATTTATAAcctacatgtatatgtaaggATGTATATATTCCCCATAATGTGTATTTATTGCGGCCAAGTTATTTTTCCTAATTCACAATTTTCCACTATATAATGTCCATTAAGTGAATTTACAcagtatatacatgtgtacacacatatatatatatatatatatatatatatatatatatatatatatatatatatatacgtaaatatatatatacagatatttttttttttttttttttttttttggcaaAAATGGTTAGCTATTATTTCTTATGTCTTAATCCAAAATTAAGTagattaaattaatattttcttcctttttgcacttcctcttttttttttttttttttatttttttttattttttttatttttgttgttgttaTTGTGAAGTATACATAAAGTAAttcttatttcattttataaattttgtttgttattttgcgtgatatataataaattcaggatatttttataaattgcaAATATTTGACTGAAAGTTTTAGTggctttatatttataaatcttggcgaattttataaattatttgcgttacatacacacatatacccatacatacatatacatatatatatatatatatgtatttacttTTACGGTGCTGTTTCCACTATGCAAAACTTCAATTTTGTTCCACAAATAGACAACAAGGTGAATGTTGTTCAACCACAACCCTTTCAAATGTATATTCCTAATCATAATGTAATGTTTCCTCAAACATATACTGATAACACACAGCATTATAACCAACCGATATTTTTCGAGCCATTGCCACcaatatatgttaaaaatcAGTTATTGCCTTCTCCAATTTTGGTGCAAATGCCAACGACAGTAGTTGTTCAAAATGAGTCTCAGCCAGCAATGGTACTTAGCCAACCTCCCTCAAATATCGTAGTAAAAAACAACCCACCCACGTCCGTTTTTGTTAAACAATCTAACCCTAATGTAGTTGTAAAAAATGAAGCTCCACTAAATTATGTGCAAAGTCTTGATATTTGCCAAGACGCAGTAGTAACAGATATGAATCGCCCAGGCATGACATCACTAAGTAAAAGTATGTTGTAAACGTAGAAAGGaaggaaggaaaaaatagGACGTAAGAAGAAGGAATTAGGAAGTGGGGAGAAAGAAGGGAAGGAAGTTATTCGCATATGAGCCAGATCAGTGACATATGGAACAATTTTAGCaaaggaagaagaagaagaagcagaacaacaacaacaaaaacaacaacaaaaacaacaacaacaaaaacAACAACAAAAACAACAACAAAAACAACAACAAAAACAACAAGAACAAAAACAACAAGAACAAAAACAACAAGAAAGAAGTGAAGTACAGTACAGTGAATGAAGTGCTACATGTGATGTCAACATGTTAGGggaaataatacaatataaatatacataaaaagaatatcatattattattagatatTTACGCTTCTCCGTTTCTATTACATAAATACTAACTTGCTTTCATATGGAGGCCAAGAAATAccttatattttaaacacTTCAAAAAGCAGGTAGAAAAATGCtattgtaataaaatataaatgtaacaaTTTGTGATGAAACAAATGcacactatatatatatacttatatatatatatattttttttttctctaaatATTTGCACtgattaagaaaaatatatatatatttcccttttgttttgtaattttttgtttttttgtaattgTAAGTTTGTCAAAAAATAGCTCTTCGTAAAGCTCTTCTGcgttttcttctttttctactttattttcgttttctttttccttttttttttttttttttttttataataaaaaaattccatttttattatattaaaaaaagtttaattatttaaaaactgGGCATAACAAGACAAAAGTGAAtacaacatttttttttttttttttcttcactaATATAGCATctcatttaaaaaagttgAGAAGTAATAGTtgctttaaaaattaaaattaaccAATTTATTAGTTAATgcgataaatataaaaacagttaaaaatgatactttcgtataacaaaaaagataACGTAGCAGCAGCAGCAGCAGCagcaacaacaacaacaacaacaacaacaacaataataataataataataataatagcaataacaataacagtaacagtaacagtaacagtaacaataatattaacaaaaaaaaacattcataatatattaattcattaatttattacatttaaaacgctcatttattttctcacaaaaaaaaaaaaaattgtaggTTATTCTTCATCTTCCACTTCTACATTCTTGTACACAAGTGTTTATGCTGGAGCGGCACCCCCATAAAATTGGATACTTGGTTCTGTCTCTTCACATAATATTAAAcagttttattttctttaaatgtTTGCACTTTTTTGGAATACCTGTTATTGCGAGTGTTTTGGTTCTAGGGTGTGCAAACTGCAAGTTAATATGGAGTAAAGTGAATGGGTATcaac
This region includes:
- the PmUG01_12061900 gene encoding MFS-type transporter, putative, whose translation is MHVSICKPSQSGLPKLYKRRWVMLFYFSYCCMVDNLICFTFAPINDICYSIYGSSNKIFAQVYFIVYSVFSIPLSFLLSEFSLRSNVMFSSFLQFFGCLLRYIYWNNFKIVMFGQFVSSIGQVIFVNAPPEFSLVWFPVEERIISTSTSIISNVLGTAIIYLYAPFIVVNNEDVKKLLFHICFISFLGFLQVTLFFESVPPSTVISSISDKGGMSLSFTKNDNIYKEVPNERGDVYILGLSSIGGSNLSGSNVGVSNVEVSNAEVSNAEVSNVSVYNASSNNACIHNASISNARVSNLSVCNTTDGKKSALSVTHLTKELMRFLSDLSVEVGNILHKKDFIKILIIFCYSECIISSFSADMSIVLKEKLINKSYFAISGSLFIFNTILGSAILCFNANNKYFKKLIVLCICMIMVVCVLLNFTNNEIFIIITLSLIGFWSGPIQPLTVEMASITVHPISSNLCTSVLQVISLSVSAVFISLISYITPYVHISIFLFNVSFFVLIISLLIKTTQKKRLSHNNLTVSVRSGLINRHTFDTQKYTDFFYKDDKTVQLLKNYKDLYATSNHKIGLDENYYFQNYFSLWRSNPSQLPYYVDCSQYLQHAQWDITPFSPVTPVTPTTPIVPITPISPIARISACLPRSTSKCAKKSRKFYLNIKEQANCATEDLYRFHLSDKLDIKNLKKELLFYNQKMEGSNEESKFYSRFYRDDYGQPFHFGKDRNTTFKYNSY
- the PmUG01_12062100 gene encoding conserved Plasmodium protein, unknown function, giving the protein MQNFNFVPQIDNKVNVVQPQPFQMYIPNHNVMFPQTYTDNTQHYNQPIFFEPLPPIYVKNQLLPSPILVQMPTTVVVQNESQPAMVLSQPPSNIVVKNNPPTSVFVKQSNPNVVVKNEAPLNYVQSLDICQDAVVTDMNRPGMTSLSKSML
- the PmUG01_12062000 gene encoding protein phosphatase 2C, putative; translated protein: MSRINLITTKEVSEIVSWYTHVCAGTMQGYRATEEDATVILATLKNFPSCRMCTIFDGHIGKETALYCARNIADFIGNCQSLNVHNITNACIQLDNEILSSNFANSGSTAIIAIIEKIMDKNVFKLYICNLGDSRAMLIKNDGSFISLSEDHKPYNKKEKERIDKIGGFVENGRILGYIGVSRSFGDKKYKRSSSPYNPHETMITCIPDIKIFYANSDDILLLGCDGIFEMLSWNDVAKYSFECINRYTLSDAVINIIDYALLSGSKDNITIQIIKFFNDEVENFHFREMLIPSVYIHNEKVSKYEFYGQFLNKYNINDKNMINNLMENCTEIKEKCYSIEPFLKEIRENKNAHIILNRRNNKKIKYLTLPILQEDLETNNVFNKMDQDDFNNMREFFREFDRKVEITKC